A window of Deinococcus sp. YIM 134068 genomic DNA:
ACCACCCCCTTACCCCGGCCCCGTCCCCAGCGGTCCCGGCCCGCCGCCCTCCCCCGTGCCCTGCCCCTTCTGCCCGCCCTTGCCGCCGCCGTCGCCGAGGGGGTCGGTGGTGGCGGGCGTCCACGTGTCGCACGCGCAGTTCGGGCAGGCGGGCAGGGCACCGCTCGGCGTGAGCAGGGTGCCGCAACTCGTGCAGGCGACCTCGCCCGTGTGCCGGGTGCCGACCTTCAGGTGGGGGGGCGGCTCCAGGTCCCACGGCGGCACGACCGGGAGACCCGCCGGGGCCGCGTCCCCCCTCATGAACGCAGTGAGGTTGCCGTCCTGCTCGAAGTACGCGCGGCTCACCTCACCGAGTTGCCTCACCCCCTGCGCCCGCAACCGCTCGAACAGGTCCTCCCGGCTGAGGTTCGCCCGGCTGAGCGCCCGTGGGTCCATCACCCCGTCCCGCACGAGTTCGACGGGCATGCCCTCGATATATGTCTCCACCGTCTCGTTGCGGATGACGAGATGGGCGAGCAGGCGCTGAAAGCCCACCACGAGACCCAGCGTCAGCATCGCGTGGAGGAGCGGCACCTCCGGGTAGAACATCGGGTCGCCCGCCGCCGACCCCAGCCCGATCACGATGGCGAGTTCCAGAGGGCTGAGCTGCGCCAGGCCGCGCTTGCCCGTGATCCGCAGCAGGAAGACCAGCCACAGGAACATCAGCGACGTGCGAAAGACGATCTCCAGCAGAAACAGCGGCGGCACGTCTCCCAGGAACATGCGCGCGAGGTCGAACGGCACGATCTCCGGGCTGCCCCCGGCGCTCACGGCCTCTGCTCCCCAGTGGGCGGCACATCCCCCGCGCGCAGGCCCAGGCCGCCCAGCACCCGCTCCCGGTCCCAGCCGATCAGCGCGGAGAGTTCGGCGAGCGCGGCCTCGAACTTCGGCGAGCCGGGCGGCAGGCTCCGCAACTGCGCCCACAGGGCGTTGCGCCGCGTCAGGAAGTCACGGGGGGGCATGGAAGGGAGTCTAAATGTCTGACGGTCCAACGGTCTAACCGCCAGACCGCCGGAAAAGCTCACCGTTCCCAGCCCTGGACCTTTGGACAGCTCGACGGTTCGACCGTTAGACAGCGCCTCAGCGATAGCGAGCGATGTCCCGCAGATGCGCGTTGTAATCGTTGTTGACGTAAATCTCGCCGTTCAACCCGTGCAGGAAGTACAGGGCGTCGCGCCCGTCGGCGAGCTTGCGCTGGGGCGAGAGGACGCTCAGGAGCGCGGCCTGACCGGGGTTGTTGATCGGCCCAGCGGGGAGGCCCGGACGGGTGTAGGTGGAGTACGGTGTGTCCTTCGTGAAGTCCCCGGCGCTGCGGTCGAGTTCGGGCAGGTCCTTGCCCAGCCCGTAGGCCACGGTGGGGTCGCTGCCCAGGTTGATCCTGTCGCGGATGCGGTTGAGGAACACCCCGGCGATGATGGGCATCTCCGCGTCGTTGGCGGCCTCGGCCTGCACCATGCTGCCCAGGATCACCCAGTCGCGCACGCTCAGGCCGAGCGCCCGCGCCTTCGCCACGTTCGCGGGCGTGAACTCCTGCTCCATGCGGGCCACCATCTCCTGCACGGCGCTCCTCGGCGTCTCGCCCACGCGGAACTCGTAGGTCGCGGGGAAGACGAAGCCCTCCAGATTCCCCTTCGCGTGCGGGCTGAGGGAGGCGTCGGCCAGCGCCTGTCGGATGCCCGCCACGTCGAAGCCCGCCTTCTGGAAGATGGGCGGAATGTCCTGAATCCGCCGCCCCTCGGGGATGGTCACGCTCACGGTGGGGACGCGGGCGGGTCCGGCCAGCCGCTCCGCCACCTGATAGACGTTCAGCTTGCCGTCGAGGTCGTACATCCCCTCCTTGAGACTCCCCGCCGTGCCGTTGCGGTCCATGACGAAGCGCAGGACGCGGGCGTTCTTCACGATGCCCCGCGTCTCCAGCGTCCGGGCCACGCCGGAGAGGGTGTCGCCGGGCCTCACGGTGAGCGTATAGGCCGTGCCACCCGCCGGGGCCGTGAGGTTCCGCACGTACAGGAACACCCCGCCCGCCGCGAGCAGCACCAGCACGACGAGGGTGAGGAGGAGCCACACCCAGAGGGGTGTCCCCCTGCCTTGCAGCCGGGTCACGCGCCCACCCCCGCCCGCACGAGGTCGAGGCGGGCGCGCAACTCCGCGTCGGCGGGGGGCCGGGCACCGAAACGCGAGACCACCCAGCCGCCCACCTGCGCCCCCAGCCGCGCCGCCCGCACCGCGTCCCCGTGCCGCAGCCACCCGGCCAGGAACGCGCCCCCGAAGCTGTCGCCCGCGCCCGTCGCGTCGATGGGGTGGTCGTTCGTCGCCGGAACGCGCGTGCGCGGCTGCCCCGTCCCCTCCAGCAGCGCTCCCTCCTCGTCGAGCTTGAGGACGACGAGAGCCTGTGGGTAGCGCCGCCGCCGCCAGTCGAGGCCCTGGTCCGGGTCGGCGCAACCGCTCATCGCGTGCGCCTCGTCCGCGTTGGGGAAGATCACGTCGAAGGGGATGGCGTCCACAATCTCCAGGAAGACCTCGCGCCCCATCTGCCCGATCATCTGGAAGCTGCCGGGATCGAGGCTGAGGGTCGCCCCCGCCTCCTTCGCCACCCGCGCGGCCTCCAGCGCGGCGGCACGCGGTGGGTCGCGGAAGAGGCTCCACGCCGTGAGGTGCAGGTGCCCGGCCCCGGCCAGCACGTCACGCGGCAGCTCCCCCGGCAGGAGTTCCCAGTCCGCGCCCTGCCCGGTCAACATGGCCCGCTGCCCCCGGCGGTCGATCAGGGCGAGGATCACCCCGGTCGGGTGTTCGCCGCTGAGGGTGAGGTGCGCCGTCACCCCCTCGTCCTCCAGCTCGGCGGTCGCCAGCTCGCCAAAGCGGTCGCGCCCGATCTTGCCGACGAAGGCCGCCGGGTGTCCGGCCCGCCGCGCCCACACCGCGAGGTTCGCCGCCGACCCGCCGCCCGACAGCTCCATCCGCCCGGTCGTGTCGCCCCCGGCCATCAGCATCGTGTCGGGTCTGGCGAGCACGTCCCACGCGAGGTCGCCCAGCGCCACCAGCGGCCCCCGTCCGTGCTTGAGGTATTCCTGAGTCATGACTCCGCGCAGCATACCTTCCGGCGGCGGGCGGGAAGATGGGAGCGGCGTGCAGGATGGTGAGTCGGTGACGGCTGAGCTTGACGCGAGGTGGATGACCAAAGCGATTTGTCGATCTGTTCTTTGGGGACGCTCCCCCCACTCACCCCCTCTGCCTCGCAGCTTTGCAAGTCCCGGCATCCCCCAGGGAACGCCTGATGTGCAAGAGAAAGTCAGCGTACCGGACGTGTTCTTTTCTCCCTCTCCCCCTGCGGGAGAGGGCCGGGGAGAGGGGTGGCGAGCCACGCTCGCCCTTCATTGAGGCGGCAAAAACACTCTTTTCGCCCAAATGGCAATTCACATCGGGCGTTCAAGGTGGAGGGGTAAAAGAGAAAGTCCCACGCACTCTCGTCGTCGCCCGACAGTTCAAAGCGAGAGGCGACATACCCGATTTTCCCCTTGCCCCCAACCCCTAACCCCTTCCCCCCTCCTGCTACGCTAGCCTCCATGACAGCCGAACCCGTGATCCTCGTGGAGACCCGCGCGGGCATCCGCACGCTGACCCTCAATCGCCCGGAACGGCTCAACGCGGCCAACGACGCCCTGCTGCTCACACTCACCGAGGAGTTGCAGAAGGCCGACATGGACCCCGCCGTGCGCGTGGTGATCGTGACGGGGGCGGGACGTGGCTTCTGCGCCGGACAGGACCTCGGGGACGTGTCGGGGCGCGACATGACCTTCACCGAGCATCTGCGGGCGACCTACAATCCGCTGATCCGCACCCTGCGCGGTCTGGGCAAACCCGTCATCACCGCCGTCAATGGGGTGGCGGCGGGGGCGGGGGCGAGCCTCGCGCTGGCGGGGGACATCCGGCTGTGGGCGCAGTCGGCGAGCCTGATCGAGGTCTTCTCCAACATCGCCCTCGTGCCCGACTCGGGAAGCACGTGGTTCCTGCCGCGTCTCGTCGGCATTCACCGCGCCTTCGAGCTGATGGCCCTCGCGGAGCGGGTGGGGTCGGAGGACGCCCAACGCCTCGGCCTGTGCGAACACGTCTTCCCCGACGAGACCTTCGCGGACGAGGTGCAGGCCTATGCCGAACGCCTCGCCGCCCGCCCCGCCCACGCCCTGAGCCTCACCAAGCAGGCGCTGAACGCCGCCCTGACGAGCACGCTGGAGGGGGCGCTGGAGCGCGAGGCCGAGTTGCAGCAACTCGCCGGAAGCCACTGGGAACACGAGGAGGGCGTGCGGGCCTTCAAGGAGAAGCGGGCACCGGAGTTCGTGCGGGAGGGGTGACGGGCGCGGCCCATCCTTCTTCCGGGCAGTCGAGGGTTCGGGGGGCGGTGTAGCCTGCGACCATGACGAGCGCCGACTCACCCCTCAAGTCCGCCGCCTGGCTGGTGGAGCACCTGCACGACCCACGCCTGCGCGTTCTGGACTGCCGCTATGCCCTGACCGACCCGCTCGTCGGGCGTATCGCCTATCTGGAAGGGCACGTGCCGGGCGCGATCTATGCCGACCTTGAGACGGACCTGAGCGGCCCCGTGCGGCCTGACGGCGCGGGCGGGCGTCATCCCCTCCCCGACCCGCAAGTGCTGGCCGCGTGGCTGGGAAGCGGCGGCGTCAGCAATGACAGCGTGGTGGTGGCCTACGACGACCCGAGCACCGGGCAGGGCTTCTACGCGGCGCGGGCGTGGTGGCTGCTGCGCTGGTTGGGGCACCGGGAGGTCCACGTGCTGGACGGGGGCTGGCCCGCCTTCCTCGCGGCGGGTGGAGCATCGAGCACGAAGGAGCCGGGCCACGCGCCGACGACCTTCACGCCGGACGTGCAACCGGAGTACGTCGCCACCGCCGAGGATGTGGCAGACCGCGACGCGGGCACGCTGCTGATCGACTCGCGCGCCCCCGCCCGCTACCGGGGCGACGTGGAGCCGCTGGACCGCCGGGCCGGGCATATCCCCGGTGCCGTGAACCGCGAGTGGGCCGGGGCGCTGGACGACCAGGGACGGTGGCGGGATGTGGAAGCCCAGGCCGCGCGCTTGGACACGGGCGACGCGCCCACCATCGCCTACTGCGGCAGCGGTGTGAGCGCCACGCCCAACCTGCTGGCCCGCGAACTCGCCGGGGTGCCCCTCGGCCCGCGCAACCGCCTCTACGCTGGCTCGTGGAGCGACTGGGTGAGCGACGACGCGCGGGCAGTGGCAACCGGGGAGGAGTGAGGGCAGGGGTCAACGGAAGGTGCGCGTGTACGTTCCGCAACTGTCGCCGAGTCGGGTCTCAAGGGCGGTCGTCGAGAACTTCGGCACGTTCAGCAATTCCACCGGGCCTTCGCACCCACTGCGGGGGGGCACCTGCAAGGCGTACTCCTTCGTTATTCCGTCCTTTAGCCGCACGACGTGGAACAGTCGGTCAAGGGCACCTCGCTCGCCGTCCCTCAGATAGAAGTCGTCTTCCAGCAGGACGAAGTTCTTATTCAGGCCCATCCACCGACCCGACGCCTGCCACAACGCCCGACCGGAGGTTTTGGCAAACGCCTGCACTCCACAGGCGAGGTAAGCACCGCTGAAGCATGAGTATGTCAGCAGCACCGGATCGATCAGACGGAGTTCACGTGCTTCAGGCTCGACGGCGACTGTCCAGAGAAGCTTCGAGTCTTTGAGGCGCACTGCCCGAAGGACAGACTCTCCCCGAGAATCTGGGAGGTTTGAGAGGACATAAGTGACCTCGGCGGTTCGCACCACAGACTGACTTGATGCGGCTGGCACCAACAGAGCGAAAAGAAGTGAAACGGCTCTCACGCTGACCTCCAGCCGTCAATGGGTCGAGGTTCCTCCTACCGCGTCCCCCCGTACCCGCCGGAGCACGCCGCGCCGCGTTCGGGAGCGGTCGGCCCCTGCTCGTACTTGTCGAGGAAGGCTTTGAGGCGCTCATCCGTGGCCTCCTGCACCCGCACCTGCGCGTTCCAGGCGCTCGCCACGACGGGCGTGGGCAGGCCCTCATAGGGGCTGAGGAGGGTATAGGGCCGCCCGTCCACGAGCGCCTTCAGGGCCGCGATGCCCTCCGCGCCGAGGTCGGGGCGGTAGGTGATCCACACCGCGCCATGTTCGAGGCTGTGGACGGCGTACTCGTTGTAGAGCGGCTGATCGTAGACGCCGCAGTTCTGCCAGCTCGGGTTGTGGGGGCCGCCCGCCGGAGGGGTCTCGGTATACACGAGCGACCCGGCGCGG
This region includes:
- a CDS encoding DUF421 domain-containing protein yields the protein MSAGGSPEIVPFDLARMFLGDVPPLFLLEIVFRTSLMFLWLVFLLRITGKRGLAQLSPLELAIVIGLGSAAGDPMFYPEVPLLHAMLTLGLVVGFQRLLAHLVIRNETVETYIEGMPVELVRDGVMDPRALSRANLSREDLFERLRAQGVRQLGEVSRAYFEQDGNLTAFMRGDAAPAGLPVVPPWDLEPPPHLKVGTRHTGEVACTSCGTLLTPSGALPACPNCACDTWTPATTDPLGDGGGKGGQKGQGTGEGGGPGPLGTGPG
- the mltG gene encoding endolytic transglycosylase MltG; the protein is MTRLQGRGTPLWVWLLLTLVVLVLLAAGGVFLYVRNLTAPAGGTAYTLTVRPGDTLSGVARTLETRGIVKNARVLRFVMDRNGTAGSLKEGMYDLDGKLNVYQVAERLAGPARVPTVSVTIPEGRRIQDIPPIFQKAGFDVAGIRQALADASLSPHAKGNLEGFVFPATYEFRVGETPRSAVQEMVARMEQEFTPANVAKARALGLSVRDWVILGSMVQAEAANDAEMPIIAGVFLNRIRDRINLGSDPTVAYGLGKDLPELDRSAGDFTKDTPYSTYTRPGLPAGPINNPGQAALLSVLSPQRKLADGRDALYFLHGLNGEIYVNNDYNAHLRDIARYR
- a CDS encoding carbohydrate kinase family protein encodes the protein MTQEYLKHGRGPLVALGDLAWDVLARPDTMLMAGGDTTGRMELSGGGSAANLAVWARRAGHPAAFVGKIGRDRFGELATAELEDEGVTAHLTLSGEHPTGVILALIDRRGQRAMLTGQGADWELLPGELPRDVLAGAGHLHLTAWSLFRDPPRAAALEAARVAKEAGATLSLDPGSFQMIGQMGREVFLEIVDAIPFDVIFPNADEAHAMSGCADPDQGLDWRRRRYPQALVVLKLDEEGALLEGTGQPRTRVPATNDHPIDATGAGDSFGGAFLAGWLRHGDAVRAARLGAQVGGWVVSRFGARPPADAELRARLDLVRAGVGA
- a CDS encoding enoyl-CoA hydratase-related protein, with translation MTAEPVILVETRAGIRTLTLNRPERLNAANDALLLTLTEELQKADMDPAVRVVIVTGAGRGFCAGQDLGDVSGRDMTFTEHLRATYNPLIRTLRGLGKPVITAVNGVAAGAGASLALAGDIRLWAQSASLIEVFSNIALVPDSGSTWFLPRLVGIHRAFELMALAERVGSEDAQRLGLCEHVFPDETFADEVQAYAERLAARPAHALSLTKQALNAALTSTLEGALEREAELQQLAGSHWEHEEGVRAFKEKRAPEFVREG
- a CDS encoding sulfurtransferase → MTSADSPLKSAAWLVEHLHDPRLRVLDCRYALTDPLVGRIAYLEGHVPGAIYADLETDLSGPVRPDGAGGRHPLPDPQVLAAWLGSGGVSNDSVVVAYDDPSTGQGFYAARAWWLLRWLGHREVHVLDGGWPAFLAAGGASSTKEPGHAPTTFTPDVQPEYVATAEDVADRDAGTLLIDSRAPARYRGDVEPLDRRAGHIPGAVNREWAGALDDQGRWRDVEAQAARLDTGDAPTIAYCGSGVSATPNLLARELAGVPLGPRNRLYAGSWSDWVSDDARAVATGEE
- a CDS encoding DUF3105 domain-containing protein; the protein is MKRTLLLALLPLTLAACGGDDIEGLQTFQYPASDHRAGSLVYTETPPAGGPHNPSWQNCGVYDQPLYNEYAVHSLEHGAVWITYRPDLGAEGIAALKALVDGRPYTLLSPYEGLPTPVVASAWNAQVRVQEATDERLKAFLDKYEQGPTAPERGAACSGGYGGTR